TTCCTTGGGCTGGACCTCCAACTTGGCGGATGCTGTTGCTTCCAAGTCGCGGCCCGGGCTTGTTCCGGCGCGGGTCAGCCGTGAAGACCGGGGTGTGTACGCCCTCTTGTCTGAACAAGGGCACTTTCAGGCTGAAGTGAGCGGAAAATTCAGGCATCGAACCTCGGCCCGGACCGACTATCCGGCCGTGGGCGATTGGGTGGTCGCGGAACCGGGAGATGCCTTCTCCTGCGGCATGATCCACGAAATCCTGCCCAGGAGGTCGGCCTTTATCCGGCGCGTGGCCGGCGGCCAAAGCCAGGGGCAGGTGGTCGCGGCCAACGCGGACATCGCTTTTCTGGTCAGCGGGCTGGACCGGGAATTCAAGCCTCGACGCATCGAACGGTATTTGACCCTGGCCTGGGAGTCCGGGGCCGACCCGGTCATTCTTCTGAACAAGGCGGATCTTCACGCTCAGCCGGAAAAGGCCCGACTCCAGGCCGAAGCCGTTGCACCGGGTGTTGCCGTATATTTGGTCAGCGCCGCCACGGGAGATGGTTTGCGTGACTCGCTTGCGCTCCTTGGTCCTGGGCGGACCGGCGTGTTGTTGGGCTCTTCCGGAGTGGGTAAATCGTCGATCATCAACGCCCTTATCGGCCGGAAAGCCCGGACGACCTCGGTCGTGCGCGAGGCGGACGGCAGGGGGCGGCACACG
This region of Desulfonatronum thiodismutans genomic DNA includes:
- the rsgA gene encoding ribosome small subunit-dependent GTPase A gives rise to the protein MNLHSLGWTSNLADAVASKSRPGLVPARVSREDRGVYALLSEQGHFQAEVSGKFRHRTSARTDYPAVGDWVVAEPGDAFSCGMIHEILPRRSAFIRRVAGGQSQGQVVAANADIAFLVSGLDREFKPRRIERYLTLAWESGADPVILLNKADLHAQPEKARLQAEAVAPGVAVYLVSAATGDGLRDSLALLGPGRTGVLLGSSGVGKSSIINALIGRKARTTSVVREADGRGRHTTTHRQLMILPTGAILIDTPGLREIQLLADEKSLDRSFGDIDELAASCRFRDCSHNGEPDCAVQDALAEGLLEMERYESWLRQCKEIRFHQREQDVLLRIQEKRRWKTIQKTVREVYRCKGR